A single genomic interval of Nonomuraea rubra harbors:
- a CDS encoding sigma-70 family RNA polymerase sigma factor produces MREVPPTGVPDTVAELLEPARAGDGEAFRRLIEPYRREIQVHCYRILGSVQDAEDLLQETLLAAWRGIGDFEERASLRTWLYRIATNRCLNALRAAGRRPRDAAAYRTEVPMPEPSRRREEPSWLEPYPDVLLGEIADRVPGPEARYELRESVSLAFLAALQQLPPRQRAVLVLRDVLGFRTAEVAGMLDTSGNAVTMALKRARASLARELPGSGRESAPLPHSPRERRIVDEFSRALEAGDVAAIVAMLTDDAWLTMPPMPLEYQGPEAIGHFLSTVAVRGCRRYVLVPTRANGQPAFGCYLRDPRTPILHAYGLLVLTLAGDRISALTRFHDNSCLPRFGLPRSLRGLPSSER; encoded by the coding sequence ATGCGAGAGGTCCCGCCGACCGGGGTCCCCGATACCGTCGCGGAGCTGCTGGAACCGGCGCGCGCAGGCGACGGCGAGGCGTTCCGCAGGCTGATCGAGCCGTACCGGCGCGAGATTCAGGTGCACTGCTACCGCATACTCGGCTCGGTTCAGGATGCCGAGGACCTGCTGCAGGAGACCCTGCTGGCCGCGTGGCGCGGCATCGGCGACTTCGAGGAACGCGCGTCGCTGCGGACGTGGCTCTACCGGATCGCGACCAACCGCTGCCTCAACGCCCTGCGGGCCGCCGGTCGCCGCCCGCGGGACGCGGCGGCCTACCGGACGGAGGTACCGATGCCCGAGCCGTCACGCCGCAGGGAGGAGCCGAGCTGGCTGGAGCCGTACCCGGACGTGCTGCTCGGCGAGATCGCCGACCGGGTGCCGGGGCCGGAGGCCCGCTACGAGCTCAGGGAGTCGGTGTCGCTGGCGTTCCTGGCGGCGCTGCAGCAGTTGCCCCCGAGGCAGCGGGCCGTGCTGGTGCTGCGGGACGTGCTGGGGTTCCGCACCGCCGAGGTGGCGGGCATGCTCGACACGTCCGGGAACGCGGTGACGATGGCGCTGAAGAGAGCGCGGGCCTCGCTGGCGCGCGAGCTGCCCGGTTCCGGCCGGGAGAGCGCCCCGCTGCCGCACTCGCCGCGCGAACGCCGGATCGTGGACGAGTTCAGCCGCGCGCTCGAGGCCGGGGACGTGGCCGCGATCGTCGCCATGCTGACGGACGACGCGTGGCTGACGATGCCGCCGATGCCGCTGGAGTACCAGGGCCCGGAGGCCATCGGGCACTTCCTGTCCACGGTCGCGGTGCGCGGCTGCCGGCGCTACGTGCTGGTCCCGACCCGGGCGAACGGCCAGCCGGCGTTCGGCTGCTACCTGCGCGACCCGCGCACCCCGATCCTGCACGCGTACGGCCTGCTCGTGCTGACCCTGGCCGGGGACCGCATCTCCGCGCTGACGCGCTTCCACGACAACTCCTGCCTGCCGAGGTTCGGCCTGCCCCGCTCGCTGCGCGGCCTCCCGTCGAGCGAGCGGTGA
- a CDS encoding DHA2 family efflux MFS transporter permease subunit — MRSKQAWGLGLASLASFMMALDSLVVTTALSTIRQDLTASIEALEWVVNAYSLALAVLLPTGAALGDRYGRRRVFAAGLAVFTVASAACALSPGIGALIVSRALQGAGAAMVLPLSLTLVSALFPPQERGRAMGLYLGITGLATFSGPFVGGVVAEGLAWQWIFWLNLPIGLVAILLTVLRVDESRGPGGRFDLGGVVLVSAGAFGVVWALVRGNAAGWGGAEVLGALTLGVALLVAFVFWERRAEAPMLPMRFFRLRAFATANPANFLVFASLYGTMFFLAQYFQVVHGDGPLVAGLRLMPWTATLMVCAPIAGRLADRVGERAFVAGGLLLQTLGMGWIALVAGPGTGYLELLPALIIGSAGLTMAMPAAQKAVVGAVRPHEIGQASGAFMTLRIFGGVFGVAVAVAVFASAGGYASPEEFSAGFAAGMGAVTALAFLGLLVALGMPGGRPAAVAAPPMTREREEVHE; from the coding sequence ATGCGATCGAAGCAGGCATGGGGGCTGGGGCTCGCCTCGCTGGCGTCGTTCATGATGGCTCTGGACAGCCTGGTCGTGACGACGGCGCTGAGCACCATCCGGCAGGATCTGACGGCCTCGATCGAGGCGCTGGAGTGGGTGGTCAACGCCTACAGCCTGGCGCTGGCGGTCCTGCTGCCGACCGGAGCGGCGCTGGGTGACCGGTACGGCCGCCGCCGCGTGTTCGCGGCCGGGCTGGCGGTGTTCACCGTCGCCTCGGCGGCCTGCGCGCTGTCGCCCGGCATCGGCGCGCTGATCGTGTCCAGGGCGTTGCAGGGCGCCGGCGCCGCGATGGTGCTGCCACTGTCGCTCACCCTGGTCAGCGCGCTGTTCCCGCCTCAGGAGCGGGGCAGGGCGATGGGGCTGTACCTGGGCATCACGGGCCTGGCGACGTTCAGCGGGCCGTTCGTCGGCGGCGTCGTCGCCGAGGGGCTGGCCTGGCAGTGGATCTTCTGGCTGAACCTGCCGATCGGCCTGGTCGCGATCCTGCTCACGGTGCTGCGCGTGGACGAGAGCCGCGGCCCGGGCGGGCGGTTCGACCTGGGCGGGGTGGTGCTCGTGAGCGCGGGCGCGTTCGGCGTCGTCTGGGCCCTGGTGCGCGGGAACGCGGCGGGCTGGGGCGGCGCGGAGGTGCTGGGGGCGCTGACGCTCGGCGTCGCGCTGCTGGTCGCGTTCGTGTTCTGGGAACGGCGGGCCGAGGCGCCGATGTTGCCGATGCGGTTCTTCCGGCTGCGGGCGTTCGCCACGGCCAACCCGGCGAACTTCCTGGTGTTCGCCTCGCTGTACGGCACGATGTTCTTCCTCGCGCAGTACTTCCAGGTCGTCCACGGCGACGGGCCGCTCGTCGCCGGCCTGCGGCTGATGCCGTGGACGGCGACGCTGATGGTCTGCGCGCCGATCGCGGGCCGGCTGGCCGACCGGGTGGGCGAGCGGGCGTTCGTGGCGGGCGGCCTGCTGCTCCAGACGCTCGGCATGGGCTGGATCGCCCTGGTCGCCGGCCCCGGCACCGGCTACCTCGAACTGCTGCCCGCGCTGATCATCGGCTCGGCCGGGCTGACCATGGCCATGCCCGCCGCGCAGAAGGCGGTGGTCGGCGCGGTGCGGCCGCACGAGATCGGGCAGGCGTCCGGCGCGTTCATGACGCTGCGGATCTTCGGCGGCGTGTTCGGCGTCGCCGTCGCGGTCGCGGTGTTCGCGAGCGCGGGCGGCTACGCCTCACCCGAGGAGTTCAGCGCGGGCTTCGCCGCGGGCATGGGCGCGGTCACCGCGCTCGCGTTCCTCGGCCTGCTCGTCGCGCTCGGCATGCCGGGCGGCCGACCGGCCGCCGTGGCGGCACCACCGATGACCCGTGAGAGGGAGGAAGTTCATGAGTGA
- a CDS encoding isocitrate lyase/PEP mutase family protein, with product MSETSRPAPPAKVAGLRDLHVPGDPLVLPNVWDAASARLAEAAGFPALATSSAATAAVLGYDDGEQAPAGEVLAAAARIVGAVRVPVTVDFERGYGLAPAELVERFAATGAAGLNLEDSRPATGDLVDAAEQADFLSAVREAAVSLGVDLVINARTDLFLRRPVPPEAQLAGTLERGARYLAAGADCVYPIGAGDPGVIRELAASVPGPVNVAYGNGKLTRAELAALGVARVSFGPALQRHLYGTWGSAIFSAVASGENPFAL from the coding sequence ATGAGTGAAACGTCCCGCCCGGCGCCGCCTGCGAAGGTGGCCGGCCTGCGCGACCTGCACGTGCCCGGCGATCCGCTCGTGCTGCCGAACGTCTGGGACGCCGCCTCGGCCCGGCTGGCCGAGGCGGCCGGTTTCCCGGCGCTTGCCACGAGCAGCGCGGCCACGGCCGCGGTCCTCGGTTACGACGACGGTGAGCAGGCGCCGGCCGGCGAGGTGCTGGCCGCCGCCGCGCGGATCGTCGGCGCGGTGCGCGTGCCGGTGACGGTCGACTTCGAGCGCGGCTACGGGCTCGCGCCGGCCGAGCTGGTCGAACGGTTCGCCGCGACCGGGGCCGCCGGGCTGAACCTGGAGGATTCGCGCCCGGCGACCGGCGACCTGGTGGACGCCGCCGAGCAGGCGGACTTCCTGTCCGCGGTGCGCGAGGCCGCGGTGTCGCTGGGCGTGGACCTGGTGATCAACGCCCGTACGGACCTGTTCCTGCGCCGGCCGGTGCCACCGGAGGCGCAGCTCGCCGGCACGCTGGAACGCGGCGCGCGTTACCTCGCGGCCGGCGCGGACTGCGTCTACCCGATCGGCGCCGGGGATCCGGGGGTGATCCGGGAGCTGGCCGCGAGCGTTCCCGGGCCCGTCAACGTCGCGTACGGGAACGGGAAGCTGACGAGGGCCGAGCTGGCGGCGCTCGGCGTCGCGCGGGTGAGCTTCGGGCCGGCGTTGCAACGGCACCTGTACGGCACGTGGGGGTCCGCGATCTTCTCGGCCGTCGCCTCGGGCGAGAACCCCTTCGCGCTCTGA
- a CDS encoding GlxA family transcriptional regulator — MDSDRPGRAAPDAGGGWTRRARSPFRTVAALAMDGVSAFALGGISGGFAYCAQPGLPRFEVVVCAEVPGMVRTDLGLPLRVTHGLDTLAEADLIIVLPSCRAAPRPSAAVSAALRAAYRREAIIVAFSAGAYLLADARLLDGRRATTHWSLIDGFAARFPQVSVVPEALYVDEGRLITGAGGAACLDVCMHLLRREHGAAVANAVAREMVAAPHRDGDQAQFRDRPVPAEGEKSLTPVIDWLLANLDRPVSIGELAGRALMSERTFNRRFKAVTGTTPYSWLLTRRLERAAELLESTELPVEEVARQVGYNTAAVFRQQFTKRHGVAPRIYRRKFRQK; from the coding sequence GTGGATTCTGACCGTCCGGGGCGAGCGGCCCCGGACGCCGGTGGTGGCTGGACGCGCCGGGCGAGGTCGCCGTTCCGTACGGTGGCGGCACTGGCCATGGACGGCGTGAGCGCGTTCGCGCTGGGCGGGATCAGCGGGGGCTTCGCCTACTGTGCGCAACCGGGGCTGCCGCGGTTCGAGGTGGTGGTGTGCGCGGAGGTGCCGGGAATGGTGCGGACCGATCTCGGCCTGCCGCTGCGGGTGACCCATGGCCTGGACACGCTGGCGGAGGCGGACCTGATCATCGTGCTGCCCTCTTGCCGGGCGGCCCCGCGGCCGTCGGCGGCGGTGTCCGCGGCGCTGCGGGCCGCCTACCGGCGGGAGGCGATCATCGTCGCGTTCAGCGCCGGGGCCTACCTGCTGGCGGACGCCCGGCTGCTGGACGGGCGGCGCGCCACCACGCACTGGAGCCTGATCGACGGCTTCGCCGCCCGGTTCCCCCAGGTGAGCGTGGTGCCGGAGGCTCTGTACGTGGACGAGGGGCGGCTCATCACGGGGGCGGGCGGCGCGGCCTGCCTCGACGTGTGCATGCACCTGCTGCGCCGCGAGCACGGCGCCGCCGTGGCCAACGCCGTCGCCCGCGAGATGGTCGCGGCGCCGCACCGGGACGGCGACCAGGCCCAGTTTCGCGACCGGCCCGTCCCGGCCGAGGGCGAGAAATCCCTGACTCCCGTCATCGACTGGCTCCTGGCCAACCTCGACCGGCCGGTCTCGATCGGGGAGCTGGCCGGCAGGGCGTTGATGAGCGAGCGCACCTTCAACCGCCGGTTCAAGGCCGTCACCGGGACGACGCCCTACTCGTGGTTGCTGACACGGCGGCTGGAGCGGGCCGCCGAGCTCCTGGAGAGCACGGAACTGCCCGTCGAGGAGGTCGCCCGCCAGGTCGGGTACAACACTGCCGCGGTTTTCCGTCAGCAGTTCACGAAACGCCACGGGGTGGCGCCGCGGATTTATCGCCGGAAATTCCGTCAGAAATGA
- a CDS encoding alcohol dehydrogenase catalytic domain-containing protein — protein sequence MLSALATAAGEPLKLTEREVPEPGQGEVLVKITACGICYTDLDVLQGHWPIARFPVVPGHEITGVVTATGPGVSWPQAGTPVGAQFLGDSCRHCEYCARGDQILCRDKRITGIVMDGGYAEYAVLKADFVTPLPGGLDPVAAAPLMCAGLTAFNSLRQAGITATSRVAVIGAGGVGALAVRYAVAMGARVAVIGRSDRGEAAARELGAERFIATRDTDPAEALRAWDGGANLILNAAPSTSAAAATLTGLAPDGMLVLCGYGPEPLTLPTQPMALNRLHAMINPSGSPHDLRDTLAFSVAHGILPEVTPVGLRDANVVLDAMAGGHAGKRSVITFG from the coding sequence ATGCTTTCCGCCCTAGCCACCGCGGCCGGCGAGCCGCTCAAGCTCACCGAGCGCGAGGTGCCAGAACCCGGACAGGGCGAGGTGCTCGTCAAGATCACCGCCTGCGGGATCTGCTACACGGACCTGGACGTGCTCCAGGGCCACTGGCCGATCGCCCGCTTCCCCGTCGTCCCCGGCCACGAGATCACCGGCGTGGTGACCGCCACCGGGCCGGGCGTGTCGTGGCCGCAGGCCGGCACCCCCGTCGGCGCGCAGTTCCTCGGCGACTCCTGCCGCCACTGCGAGTACTGCGCGCGCGGCGACCAGATCCTCTGCCGCGACAAGCGCATCACCGGCATCGTCATGGACGGCGGGTACGCCGAGTACGCCGTGCTCAAGGCCGACTTCGTGACCCCGCTGCCCGGCGGGCTCGACCCGGTCGCCGCGGCCCCGCTGATGTGCGCGGGCCTGACCGCCTTCAACAGCCTGCGCCAGGCCGGGATCACCGCCACCTCCCGCGTCGCCGTCATCGGCGCGGGCGGGGTCGGCGCGCTGGCGGTCCGCTACGCCGTCGCCATGGGCGCCCGCGTGGCCGTCATCGGCCGCTCGGACCGGGGCGAGGCCGCGGCCCGGGAACTGGGCGCCGAGCGGTTCATCGCCACCCGCGACACCGACCCGGCCGAGGCGCTCAGAGCCTGGGACGGCGGCGCGAACCTGATACTCAACGCCGCCCCGTCCACCTCGGCCGCCGCGGCGACGCTCACCGGCCTGGCGCCCGACGGCATGCTCGTGCTGTGCGGGTACGGCCCGGAGCCGCTGACCCTGCCCACCCAGCCGATGGCGCTCAACCGGCTGCACGCCATGATCAACCCTTCGGGGTCGCCGCACGACCTGCGCGACACTCTCGCGTTCTCGGTCGCGCACGGCATCCTGCCGGAGGTCACCCCGGTGGGGTTGCGGGATGCGAACGTGGTGCTCGACGCCATGGCCGGCGGGCATGCGGGAAAGCGCTCGGTCATCACCTTCGGCTGA
- a CDS encoding ArsR/SmtB family transcription factor, with translation MARPKTTPRTVDNASVAEVTLQQFMEAVADPVRRSVIAQLALAGHDLSCGTFDLPVSRSTATHHFNVLREAGIIRQHYQGTTKMNSLRPGDLDARFPGLLRAVIDSCVRERARPAGRDTPGPPR, from the coding sequence GTGGCCCGCCCGAAGACCACCCCGCGCACCGTGGACAACGCCTCCGTCGCAGAGGTCACCCTCCAGCAGTTCATGGAGGCGGTCGCCGACCCCGTCCGCCGCTCGGTCATCGCCCAGCTCGCCCTTGCGGGCCACGACCTCAGCTGCGGCACCTTCGACCTGCCGGTCTCCCGCTCGACCGCCACCCACCACTTCAACGTGCTGCGCGAGGCCGGCATCATCCGCCAGCACTACCAGGGCACCACCAAGATGAACAGCCTGCGCCCCGGCGACCTCGACGCCCGCTTCCCCGGCCTTCTGCGGGCCGTCATCGACTCCTGCGTCCGGGAGAGAGCCCGGCCGGCCGGGCGCGACACGCCAGGCCCGCCTCGCTGA
- a CDS encoding TetR/AcrR family transcriptional regulator, translating into MPDRPSGEPPARRVRPDVQRNLDALLTAAAEIFAAEGVDAPVRRITAKAGVGAGTLYRHFPQRSDLITAVLCHDVDDCVRAAADFAARYEPVEALARWLRHFAGFVAAKRGLKTALHSGDPAYEGLPEYFRQRFVPVLAGLLDAAAATGGIRTGVEPYDLLRAMKDLVAPGDDGYTERMITLLVDGLRYRPPA; encoded by the coding sequence ATGCCTGATCGCCCATCCGGAGAGCCGCCCGCCCGCCGCGTACGCCCCGACGTGCAGCGCAACCTCGACGCGCTGCTGACCGCGGCCGCCGAGATCTTCGCGGCCGAGGGCGTGGACGCCCCCGTCCGGCGGATCACCGCCAAGGCGGGCGTGGGGGCCGGCACGCTCTACCGCCACTTCCCGCAACGTTCCGACCTCATCACCGCCGTCCTCTGCCACGACGTCGACGACTGCGTGCGGGCCGCCGCCGACTTCGCCGCCCGGTACGAGCCGGTCGAGGCCCTGGCCCGGTGGCTGCGGCACTTCGCCGGGTTCGTCGCGGCCAAGCGCGGCCTCAAGACGGCCCTGCACTCGGGCGACCCCGCCTACGAGGGCCTGCCCGAGTACTTCAGGCAGCGCTTCGTGCCCGTCCTGGCCGGGCTGCTCGACGCCGCCGCCGCGACCGGCGGCATCCGTACCGGCGTCGAGCCGTACGACCTGCTGCGCGCCATGAAGGACCTCGTCGCGCCCGGCGACGACGGCTACACCGAACGCATGATCACCCTGCTCGTGGACGGCCTGCGCTACCGGCCGCCCGCCTAG
- a CDS encoding aldo/keto reductase — translation MKYRTLGRTGIKVSPYGLGALMFATAIGNPDPGDSIRVIHKALDAGINLIDTADAYGDSEEIVGKALQGRRGNVVLATKVSRPMGGDPNQQGASRRWIMTAVENSLRRLRTDHIDLYQIHRPDPDTGIEETLSALTDLIRSGKVRAIGTSTTPAGDLIEAQWVAERRGLERFHTEQPPYSLLDRGIEREVLPVAQRYGMGTLVWGPLGQGLLTGRVRLGQANDLRRASLARHLTDERRLGAVERLVPLAEEAGLPMTHLAMAFAIAHPGVTSAIIGPRTMSHLDDLLAGLDVTLDDDLLDRIDEIVPPGTDVGALDQAYVPPALRSARLRRRPADERAAA, via the coding sequence GTGAAGTACCGCACGCTCGGCAGGACCGGCATCAAGGTCAGCCCCTACGGGCTCGGCGCCCTGATGTTCGCCACCGCCATCGGCAACCCCGACCCCGGCGACTCGATCCGCGTCATCCACAAGGCCCTCGACGCGGGGATCAACCTCATCGACACCGCCGACGCCTACGGCGACTCCGAGGAGATCGTGGGCAAGGCGCTCCAGGGGCGCCGCGGCAACGTCGTCCTGGCGACCAAGGTGAGCCGTCCGATGGGCGGCGACCCCAACCAGCAGGGCGCCTCCCGCCGCTGGATCATGACCGCGGTCGAGAACTCCCTGCGCCGCCTGCGGACCGACCACATCGACCTCTACCAGATCCACCGGCCGGACCCCGACACCGGCATCGAGGAGACCCTCTCCGCGCTGACCGACCTGATCCGCAGCGGCAAGGTACGCGCGATCGGCACGTCCACGACGCCCGCCGGCGACCTCATCGAGGCCCAGTGGGTCGCCGAGCGGCGCGGCCTGGAGCGCTTCCACACCGAGCAGCCGCCCTACTCGCTGCTCGACCGCGGCATCGAGCGCGAGGTGCTGCCGGTGGCGCAGCGCTACGGGATGGGCACGCTGGTGTGGGGCCCGCTCGGGCAGGGGCTGCTCACCGGCCGCGTCCGCCTGGGCCAGGCGAACGACCTGCGCCGCGCGAGCCTGGCCAGGCACCTCACCGACGAGCGCAGGCTCGGCGCCGTCGAGCGGCTCGTCCCGCTCGCCGAGGAGGCGGGCCTGCCGATGACGCACCTGGCGATGGCGTTCGCGATCGCGCACCCCGGCGTGACCAGCGCGATCATCGGGCCGCGGACGATGAGCCACCTCGACGACCTGCTCGCGGGGCTCGACGTCACGCTGGACGACGACCTGCTCGACCGGATCGACGAGATCGTGCCGCCCGGCACCGACGTCGGCGCGCTCGACCAGGCCTACGTGCCGCCGGCCCTGCGGAGTGCGCGCCTGCGCCGCCGGCCCGCCGACGAACGCGCCGCCGCCTGA
- a CDS encoding cytochrome P450, with translation MTPAPATAEPLLTRDYDANPAQVHERLRKVYGPVAPVDLLGVPVWFVMGYEEVLRVLQNSGGAWSKRVDRWKAHAEGRIPADWPLLPVFQVNNSTFQDGAAHNELRRAWTSALAPYQDHGHPQGQRLEKAVVRHADDLIGVLAEGGATGWADLAAQYARPLPLMVADRMLGFTAARGEDVVMDLWRMIDAGPEAAAAFERLYAAMTELGAAKRAAPGDDLPSYLIAAKPDITLDELARELLMLPGLLDFAASLVCNVVVEVAANPDVRESLSAGAIDETVNRVALLNPPMANLTFRYALTEVKLGNYTIAPGDPVMLSVAAAHQDPRFAGAIDWHAIRTTRAHLAWGAGPHNCLGQLLATRITAIAVHRLFKRMSKVKLALPADQLPWRPSPFMRALRSLPIQYELAPEPLRSAPAEGETPGPEEAPVDEPVVERPARSPLWAFLRGLRRPR, from the coding sequence GTGACACCGGCGCCGGCGACCGCCGAGCCGCTGCTGACCAGGGACTACGACGCGAACCCAGCACAGGTGCACGAACGGCTGCGCAAGGTGTACGGCCCCGTCGCGCCGGTCGACCTCCTCGGGGTGCCGGTCTGGTTCGTCATGGGGTACGAGGAGGTGCTCCGCGTCCTGCAGAACTCCGGAGGCGCGTGGAGCAAGCGCGTGGACAGGTGGAAGGCGCACGCGGAAGGCCGGATCCCGGCCGACTGGCCGCTGCTGCCCGTCTTCCAGGTCAACAACTCGACGTTCCAGGACGGCGCCGCCCACAACGAGCTGCGCCGCGCCTGGACCAGCGCGCTGGCCCCGTACCAGGACCACGGCCATCCCCAGGGGCAGCGGCTGGAGAAGGCCGTCGTGCGCCACGCCGACGACCTCATCGGCGTGCTCGCGGAGGGCGGCGCCACGGGATGGGCCGACCTGGCCGCCCAGTACGCCCGGCCGCTCCCGCTCATGGTCGCCGACCGCATGCTCGGCTTCACCGCCGCCCGCGGCGAGGACGTGGTCATGGACCTCTGGCGGATGATCGACGCCGGCCCGGAGGCGGCCGCGGCGTTCGAGCGGCTGTACGCCGCCATGACCGAGCTGGGCGCCGCCAAGCGCGCGGCCCCCGGCGACGACCTGCCGTCCTACCTGATCGCCGCCAAGCCGGACATCACGCTGGACGAGCTGGCCCGAGAGCTGCTGATGCTGCCCGGCCTGCTGGACTTCGCCGCCAGCCTCGTCTGCAACGTGGTCGTCGAGGTCGCCGCCAACCCGGACGTGCGCGAGAGCCTGTCGGCGGGCGCCATCGATGAGACGGTGAACAGGGTCGCCCTGCTCAACCCGCCGATGGCCAACCTCACCTTCCGCTACGCGCTCACCGAGGTGAAGCTGGGCAACTACACCATCGCCCCCGGCGACCCGGTGATGCTCTCCGTCGCCGCCGCCCACCAGGACCCGCGCTTCGCCGGGGCGATCGACTGGCACGCCATCCGCACCACCCGCGCCCACCTGGCCTGGGGAGCGGGGCCGCACAACTGCCTCGGCCAGCTCCTGGCGACCCGGATCACCGCCATCGCCGTGCACCGGCTGTTCAAGCGGATGTCCAAGGTGAAGCTCGCGCTCCCGGCCGATCAGCTGCCGTGGCGGCCTTCGCCGTTCATGCGGGCGCTGCGGTCGCTGCCCATCCAGTACGAGCTCGCCCCGGAACCCCTGAGGAGCGCCCCCGCCGAAGGCGAGACGCCTGGCCCGGAGGAGGCGCCGGTGGACGAGCCCGTGGTGGAGAGGCCCGCCCGGTCACCGTTGTGGGCCTTCCTGCGCGGGCTGCGCCGCCCGCGATGA